A segment of the Daphnia pulex isolate KAP4 chromosome 10, ASM2113471v1 genome:
ATGGCTCTGCAGGAGGCCAGCGAGGCTTACTTGGTGGGTCTTTTCGAAGACACCAACTTGTGCGCCATCCACGCCAAGCGAGTCACCATCATGCCAAAAGACATCCAGCTCGCTCGCCGTATTCGTGGTGAACGTGCTTAAGCGACCTATTCCCTTTTGACTTaccaatcggcccttttcagggccaccaacATTTcactgaaaagaaatttacagaCCGATAGTTGCCATCGATTCGTGGATAGcgatttaaagttaaaaaagccCCGCAATATCTGAATAATCATCtacattttcaacatgttGCCTTTCATTCTAACAAGATATTTAACAGTTAAATTCGTTCCGTAGTACTTCAGTTTCTACAATCCACTTACCTTTGCTCACAGTTAATCCATCAGTTCTTTAATCCCAACAGCTGGGCAAACTAGTCGTAATGCAGCACACAAACACAAGAAATACCATTGTCACTTTGAGCCCACTATTCAGAGTAATCACTACACTGCTACAAAGTGAAAATCATTGGTACTACgggaaaataaacattttagtTCGAAGTATCGTCTGTTGACAATAATCTAGATAAGAAGAAAGTCTATAATTCAAAAGATTTCAAACAACCAGGCACGTAGACAACAGATGCATTGCTTTAATATTGAACTagattgtttttattatgttaCAACTAATTATAGAGAATTTAactaaatttcgtttttcaagaCAAACATTTTCGTCAATTGTTAGCTCTTTcctaaaatgatttaaatcatCATAATTTCGAATGTCAAAATTCTCCCTCGTCaaagacacaaaagaaaacgttaTTTTGCCAGGCAATAAACTAAAAGTTGTGGTAAGCAATTTCGTTATCGTCAATAACGACAAGAGGTAAAAATGTCATTTATCAAACGAAAAGTAAAAGGCGACAGAGATAAACTCAACACGAGAAAGAGCTAGAGCTATATCGTTCTGTAAATAACCGACATTGGCATTAATGGGCTCAGACTAATAAATTTTCAACAGGACCACGATGTGTGTTACAAACCACATGCCCTCGGCGGTGAATAAAGAGTCTAGACCGCAGAGCAACCGACTGTTACCATTCTTCAGTTGTTGTCCATCGCTGGCGGCTGTAACAAAACAAGGAGAGAAAATCGTTTAGTATTTTTACTTGGATAATTTACTGTTTCTCTCCTTCCTGAATTCGAGCCGTTatttatgtttgtttgtttgtttctagACGTACTTGACACGGCCAAAATGTAGGAAGCCGAGACACCCGATTGTTGGTGAGTGCACTTGTAAGTGCCAGCTGCTTGGCTGGAAATATTAGTCCAGCTCAAATGACTTAGACCGTATCCATTCCGCCTAGTTGACTCCGCAATCCTCCCCACTCCGTCCGGGCCGGGACCACCGCCGCCTAATTCCAAAGTGACGGAGACGTTTTGCTCATCACGCCGAGTCCAATGCCACGTCAGATTCGGGAGATTGTCTCGATCCTGCTGCTGCCATTCTTGACTGCGGCAAGTCAGTTGGACAGCATCTCCTTCCGCAATCGTTCCGGCCTTGTTGCCGTCGCTAAATGACATTGTCAACtcgatccctttttttccagaaagTCAAATGAAGACACTGACGTCAATTTCtgtcatttgaaattgatacCTCGAACCCTTAGGTACAATTCGTGCGTAACGACTGCCGATCGATGCCTGGACGGGCCTTCCAGGTAATTTTTACGGCCGACGCATAGGTAGGTGCCTTCCGTCTCCCACGAAATCCTTTTAGTGTACTTGAATCCTTCAAAGACATTGTAGGACCAATCGCCCATGTCCTTGTTGCTATCCTTACCAGGCGAGTAAACCTACATTTtaaatgattcatttttttttaaaactcttgATTGATTAAGAGCGCGGGTCATTTTGATTTACTGTGACTGGAGTTCCATCATCGGCTATCCGCTCGAGAGACATTTGAACGGAAGGATGAGTTGGTCTGCAACCAATCATGGCTTCCTCTTTGCCAAATTCCAAATATTTGTTCAATGGGGCAGCGACTAACGCATTCCAGTCTAatgtcaatttcaaaaaagttaaTCGTTAATTTACAGTTGAAGTGATTATCGAGTGAAATGTTTAAATGTGTCTGACCTTGAATGAAGACGTATTGTCTGACTGAATTGCTGTCATTATCGGCTCTGTGACACGTATAATAGCCCGTGTCCAAGTGGCTGGCGTTGGTGATGGTCAGGACGGAATAGTCCGACTGTGAGCTCCTGCCGTTGGCTTTGGCCAGCGTGGCGACGACTCGCTGGCCAAGATTCTTGACTTGGGCCGTGTCGTAGTCGTCGTTGTGGAAGGCGAACGGCAGCCGCCAATTGACATTCCACTGGTGAGCGGCCAAAGCGTCCGTTTTACAGAACAAACTAAAAGTAGAGCCCGACGGAAAGATGAGAAACGGCGTAGAAGTCGGCCTAATGCGGGGCCGCTGGTCCTTGTCGTCTTCAACGGCTTCCTTCTCCACcgattctattttaaaaataccaacagaaacaaaagtaaataagaattgattttGTCATCATTCCGTGTACCTTGGACGATGAAAAAACTGTAGAGGGACCATTTGGGTACGGGGCACGTGCTGTTGAACGTGACGGCCCCGCACCTGTACTCGCCGCTCTTGGGATGACGGATGGCGATGCCCTTGTAATCGGCGAATGACCAGTTGAAATAACTTTTCGCCGAGAGATCAACCTgtggtgagagagagagtaaaaaaTGGCAGCATAAGCGGCTGTCGAACGTCGAATGATTCCGCCCAAAATCTCAAGACATTGTAATACCGATTCCCATAAAGTGTCTGGCGAACCGATTTGCGGTAGTTTCCTCTTCTGCAGAGCCAAATCCACCATGGAGAAATGCTGGCTGGGGAAATAGTTGAAGCAGGGCACGACAAACAGCTGCTGCGAAGGGTTGCCGACGACGTAGACGCTCTTCAACGGATTCAGCTCGACGCCGACGGCTCCTTTCCCTGTGTGCAGCCAAGACACGGAGGTTGACGTCACGAGAGTCAATGGTCTGACATTTGAAATTGGATATAAACAAAGGAGAGAGAACCAAAGGGGTAAGTGTGCGTACATGAGATGAAGATGTGTACACATGGAAAGGTTTCAGATTGAGCCTTCAAGTCGACTGGATCGACGCCAACGGGGTGACAAGTGTAACGTCCCGAATCGGATCTCTTGGCTTTCACGACGCTCAGAACGGCGACAAAAACATCTCCTTCGCGTAAAGTCGTCAGATGGGCACGTTTCTGTAAATCCTGTGGCATCttttgtcaaacaaaaaagaaccagaaacaaaaaaattccgggGGATTAAAAATGAGtgtaacaaaattaaaatctgtTTGATGTACCTTGATCTGGATGTTATCCAGTTCGTCGCTGGAATGAACGGGTAGAGCCCAGGTGACATTACCTGGACGACTGGAAAAGCACGTCAGATTGAACGAAGTGTCTTCGACGAAGCCCGCTGCTGGGCCAGACGGCCTGATGGTGATGCCACCACCATCGGTCCATTTCGTGGACAGGACAAGGAGCAGTAGAAAAGCTGTGCTCCCTGGAAACACAAATCAGAGAGGTCCTGACACGAGCAATAAGGAAAATTTGtgtaaaaacatttcaacaatTTACTTCGTGTCCAGATGTGTTGGTACTGGGCGACGATTGGCGACGACGGCTCTCTGGTGGACATGATGGGCTTATAAATCTCACAatcaagaaaaccaaaatccGAGAGGGAGCCGTTGGATGAGACGTGCAAAATGGATCGCCATCAAAGGCGTTGTGTGAACACGCGCCAACATATCTTTTCCTTGTGATTATAAACCATTATGACATCACTGTGGTGCAGCGATGGTGAAGCGATATAACAAAAATTGTCCATCTGATGGGACGTATCCGCCTTGATTGgtgagaaaaaggggaaaggaTGAAGAGACTCTGGCCAATCAGACTTCCATCAACACCCCGCAGAGAGCGGACGTTGTCATCAAATCATTAACTATTGCATTGATGCGAGTGTGATCTTTTCGGTTCCATGATAGCGCCCATCCGGGTGGAGGACCCGTACTCttcgaaataattttaaactagacaaataaataaataagatttaatacaaatattttaaagttaaacgACAAAATTGACAtggtatttaaaattaaaattttaggCTTAAACCAAAAGACCCAAATGAATAATTCTAGACATGTATATTGTAAATTtatgaattgaattcaaatgtaagaaaacaaattgaagcGCCATGCGATATGAAACCGGAAACTTCTATGATTACTAAACAATTCCAAGAAATATTATGAAATCGAGTTGTAATGTTTGACCATTTCGCTATTACGTCAGCCGTCTGTCCGGTACAATTCGATCCAATATCCTAAATGTTCATTCTACGATAAGGCCGGCATGTGCAATACGTAGGTTTCCTTTCACGGGATAGAGAGAATATGAACAAAATCATCACCAACTATTAAACGCGAGGGATTTGGGTTTCAATAGATTATTGGGAACTGGAATATATTTCCCAGGCGGTCACGTCCGCACATACTCGCACGTTTTATTACGACGCGCCTGTAGGTGAATAGGACACGCTTGCCCTTGACTTGGTCAAAAGAATGGTTTGATTTTTCActcgttccttttttaaaaaagccatCGACGTCTAAAGTGGAAAATTCTCTTTTGGTCAATCAGgcgaaaatgttttcaaggTGGGTATATTACATAAGATAAGGTGATATAAAAAATACCTCTGCCCTATAGTACGATTTTCCAGCATTAGATGGCGACTCGATTAAAATTGACGCAACAATTTCcaggagatttaaaaaataaaaaataaactcaaatCGGTTTTAAAAGATGAGTGGGAATTCACTAAATATGGtgtcatttgaataaatatttggAATAAGGATTTTAGGGTTCGTTCGGGACTGAACTAAAACTGttggaatgaaagaaagaaaaaacgaaaaggatTCGGCGCACCTgaacgaagagaaaaaaacaaaacaaaataaaagaaaattcttttcaaaagtgCCGGGTGCCGGCCGGCTGGTGGCATCCAGCTGTCCGGCCACGAATCCTTTTAAAGTTGGACGTAAAAGGAAAAGTCGTTTTCAATAGCGTCGAGATCTTGCAAGAAAGTTCCAcgattttttcgttgttgttgtatgtAGTTGTGTAGACCCATCCGTTATATAACAGGTGGGAGGGACCAGGCAGCAGCCttatgaaagaaattttagcCCCCCCCcgattatttttccaaacatttatttatgctggttgttgttgttttgtattctttcaaaaaggcaaggagagagagagaggggagaaaaatcgTCTAAAAGGAGCGCTGAGTCGCTTATTGCGAAACCTCGCATCCGGGTGAACAAAAGAAACCTCGCGGCTGCTCTCTCGCCactgagagaaaaaaaaagcgttagacgatatacacacacacaaacggtGAATTCACGAAAACGTCAAACCATCAAAGAAATCCTCTAGGCTAGTCTCCCCCCAGCCCATTCAGCCGAAATAATACTGACAGAAACTAATAAGCTTCTGCGAGTTGAAAAAGTGTTTCGAGCGAAAATCAAAACGTCGGTCTATTTGGCTTGGATCGATCTCGATGATTAATGgaaccccaaaagaaaaagtatgaACTGAACAACCAAGAGATTCAGCCATCAAAGCGAATAACTCAATCAAAGTTGATGTGGGCTGAATAACTCATTGGACCGTTGCAGgtttccccaaaaaattccAGACCCAGACTTCTGGTTTACAGGTTACTTGACATAAACAAGCAAGTCATAATAGATGgtggaacaaaacaaaaaaaaagcaaacaaacaagaaagctATAAAAGTCTGGAAGTAAACAAGCAGAGAGCATTAAAAcggaaaatcattttttcccaaaagCTTGAAAAGAATGTTTGCCTAATTCATTGGAAAAACCGATAAAGAATACCCAAAGCACGACTGATACCGTATTTAGTGCATGTctataaaagaagaatgtcAGCCTTGCactggaatttctttttgaaagaCATTTCGAGAGATAGTCACATGTTATTTATACAGACCTCTAATGACTAATGGCAGCCTCACGATCAGGTAGTCGCCATCGAGTCAGGGAAGAAATCTAGAAACTCGTAATCGGTCAGTCTAAAAATAGCCATGAATAATACAACTAAATAATATCTTCGAGGTCAATGGGTATATAATGCAACCCTATTGCGTTTCCTATCGACTCTAATCAGttccaaacgaaaaaactgaCATTTCGTCGTCTGCTAAAATGTCAAACCCTAAACAATCtctgtttacatttttcttccgcttcacgattgattacttttattaaaaattagttgGACAAACTGTAATAGCATTTGCGTATAGTCAACTCTGACCTAAATTTGTTTCGACAGcgataaagaaaatttaaacaagTCGTTGATTATTGCATCCAATAAAAATGAGCCTGGGCAGATAATGAGAATGGCTAACCAACTAAGTCCAAAtgataacttttttaaagcaCACACACTCGTATCTGAAAGCTGTAATTTCTCTCTAGTGCGACATCAAAGTGAGAGATTATAAGAAAACCCGGCACAAATGGGCAAGCCAATAAGAACCCCGGCACGTGTGCTGGAAGCTAACAGTAGTGAGTCAACAAAACCCGACATATTGAAAGAGCCCAATGGTATtatacgcagcagcagcagagaaaaataaaatcaaatatccgGTGCTGCGCAATAGCTTCTGGCCATTGACACAAGCGTCCGAATTTTCTCCTTGCAAGTCAAATATTGGCCGCgtgcagagagagagggtcCAGTATTATACACAGCACACCAAAATATCGAACGTGTCACTTAATCTTGTGGGAGGGTAAAAGTCCAGAGAATAAAGACGCAATATAAGATATATATAAGATGGGACGTGCCAAATCAGATTGGCttttaagaagaaacaaaataacaacacaCACCCTTGACTCTTAAATATATTTCGGCTTCTCTCTATATATTGCAATAAAGAAATCCGCGGTTTACACTACTAGATAGCAGCC
Coding sequences within it:
- the LOC124205092 gene encoding uncharacterized protein LOC124205092 isoform X2 gives rise to the protein MCTHLHLIPLTLVTSTSVSWLHTGKGAVGVELNPLKSVYVVGNPSQQLFVVPCFNYFPSQHFSMVDLALQKRKLPQIGSPDTLWESVDLSAKSYFNWSFADYKGIAIRHPKSGEYRCGAVTFNSTCPVPKWSLYSFFIVQESVEKEAVEDDKDQRPRIRPTSTPFLIFPSGSTFSLFCKTDALAAHQWNVNWRLPFAFHNDDYDTAQVKNLGQRVVATLAKANGRSSQSDYSVLTITNASHLDTGYYTCHRADNDSNSVRQYVFIQDWNALVAAPLNKYLEFGKEEAMIGCRPTHPSVQMSLERIADDGTPVTVYSPGKDSNKDMGDWSYNVFEGFKYTKRISWETEGTYLCVGRKNYLEGPSRHRSAVVTHELYLRVRGIELTMSFSDGNKAGTIAEGDAVQLTCRSQEWQQQDRDNLPNLTWHWTRRDEQNVSVTLELGGGGPGPDGVGRIAESTRRNGYGLSHLSWTNISSQAAGTYKCTHQQSGVSASYILAVSTASDGQQLKNGNSRLLCGLDSLFTAEGMWFVTHIVVLLKIY
- the LOC124205092 gene encoding uncharacterized protein LOC124205092 isoform X1, whose protein sequence is MSTREPSSPIVAQYQHIWTRRSTAFLLLLVLSTKWTDGGGITIRPSGPAAGFVEDTSFNLTCFSSRPGNVTWALPVHSSDELDNIQIKMPQDLQKRAHLTTLREGDVFVAVLSVVKAKRSDSGRYTCHPVGVDPVDLKAQSETFPCVHIFISWKGAVGVELNPLKSVYVVGNPSQQLFVVPCFNYFPSQHFSMVDLALQKRKLPQIGSPDTLWESVDLSAKSYFNWSFADYKGIAIRHPKSGEYRCGAVTFNSTCPVPKWSLYSFFIVQESVEKEAVEDDKDQRPRIRPTSTPFLIFPSGSTFSLFCKTDALAAHQWNVNWRLPFAFHNDDYDTAQVKNLGQRVVATLAKANGRSSQSDYSVLTITNASHLDTGYYTCHRADNDSNSVRQYVFIQDWNALVAAPLNKYLEFGKEEAMIGCRPTHPSVQMSLERIADDGTPVTVYSPGKDSNKDMGDWSYNVFEGFKYTKRISWETEGTYLCVGRKNYLEGPSRHRSAVVTHELYLRVRGIELTMSFSDGNKAGTIAEGDAVQLTCRSQEWQQQDRDNLPNLTWHWTRRDEQNVSVTLELGGGGPGPDGVGRIAESTRRNGYGLSHLSWTNISSQAAGTYKCTHQQSGVSASYILAVSTASDGQQLKNGNSRLLCGLDSLFTAEGMWFVTHIVVLLKIY